The genomic window CTTGTTAAACCACTGTATGTGGTCTGACACATTACCACGCTCTGTCACTTGTAAGCTTTCAGAAACTGTAGTGCTGGTTTCCACCAGCGACTGCTGCTTCACAATTCGCACAGGCCTACGTTTGGACAAGTTTGTTATGTTACACGTGGTGAGCTCTGAGGAAGGCGTGCGAGCTGCATCCTCCCTAGAAGCTGCACAGTTCGCCACGTTCTCTTCTGTCATATTCTCCTTCTCCTTTAATTCAGgattttctttatcccttggggCCTGCTGTTCCTTTACGTGTTCATCACTAGGCAACTCTTGCTTGACTGAATaatctttaagtttatttgaagaGCTGTTTTCTTGATGTTCAATCTTCACAGGAGTTGAATAACATTTTCTAGTTGCTTCTCTATCTAGTTTTTGGGTTTGATGTAGTGAAATGTCTCGTTCTGACACACTATGTTCATCTTTACTAGTTCGATGTTGATTTGATTCTATCACAGTCAAATCATTGGTTTCAAATAGATTTCTCTCTGGGCTGTAGTCTATAGAAGATGTTTCATTTAGCTTTACTTTTCCCACATTAGTTTCTGATGACTGCCTGTGATTTATCAATGCATGAAGATTATGTCCAGATTCAGAAAATGCTTTCTGAATTTTCACCAGAGTCTCTGTGGTCAAGTTATTTTCATCCCCACTAAGAGAATTTCCAGCTACACTGTTATTATGCTTATCCTCTACATTAGAAGGGGTGAGTTCAGATGAACTAACAGGTAACTTTCCAACTGAAGTATCAGGCTCAGAAGAAGAGCTTTCCACCCCAAGATTTCCCTTGATTTCATTTGTTGCCATTTCTTGAAAACTGGAATTAGTAGGTCCTGTCCAAGACATCCGGTAACTTGTTCCGTCTCGACGCTCTGGAGTTAATAAGTTCTCCTCAGACTTACTGATCTTTTGTGAACCTGAAATAAAGCAGTTCAgtctttttaatcatttatatttgGAACCTATTTCAAATATTATTCAAACACATGGCATATAAAGGtattaagcatttaattttaatacataagGGTTTgtgttaaaagaataatttttaatataaaaatgtcaaatgttttgtattataaaatgtattataaataaatacatcctcCAATTGTTCATACAAAAATACAATCCCAATTCAAACAGTCTTACTCTTCAAACATGTAATTTTACTTCCTAGAACAGTAAATTattgaatatatcttgccacaaaaataattgaaggttatatttcaattatatctcaaaaaagctgGAACAAATTTTTCAGAAAAGCAATTAAAGTAGGTTTTTTGCATAACACTAACAATATCATGTAAATGTACCTTTCTTTGTTAATCTTTCATCAATATCTGGGCTAAAAAGCAGACCTGTTTTTACAGATTCaatcctattttttaaactttgttgaTTTGCAAGTCGTCGACCAACATTTTCAGATCTTTCAATACCAGAACACCCATTctgtacagaaaagaaaatggaaaatgtttggGTTAAGAAATAAACCTAGTTTGATTCAGAATATTAAGACCAAGTAAATTTTTTGTAGTTACCAAAATCCTCTACTGCTGATTGAAAAggtatataaatttgaaaaacaatttacaGCAAACACAAATATACTTGTATGCAGGTTGATGAAAATTGTAAGCTTTTGATGCGGCTATTAGTTGATATTTTATgatctaaaattaaaacagtCTCACATATTcattaactaaaaatattttttgtggtgACTGTGTGCCTGTTCACAACAGTGagtgaagaaaacaaaccaaaatcttAGCTGCACAGAATTCACATTCTAGATGGGGAGATTTTGAGCAGAACCAAGAAAAACCATAAATTATTTCGCATATTATGCAACACACAAGGTGAGAAGTGCTGTGGCAAAAAGTAAAGCAGAGTAGGAGGGCTCTGTTGTGATGAAAGGTGGGGTTGTCAATTTAAACAGAGTGATTAGAAAATGACTTGTGAGTAAAGAGAAATGGGAGAGGGTAAGAGCCATAAAGATAAAAGGGGCAAGAACATTCCAGGGAGAAGAAAGGCCAGAACAGTCTCCAAGGTTGAAGTCAGGTCTGGCACATTTGACAAACAAGAGgctgagtgagcaagggagggggtgggaggagggcttAGAAAGGCAGGCTAGAACCAGTCCTTCGGAGAGATAATGTAAACTAAGAACTTTACCTTTTTTTCAGGTGAAATGAGGAGTCACTGGAGGaatttgagcagaggagtgacaggaCTTTGCCTGGgttttaaaaggataattttgGCTATCGTATTTGCAGCAAGGTAGAAGCTGGCAGACCTACTAGTAGGGGCTTATTGCAGTAATCCAAGCTGGAGATGACAGAATTTAGAGAAGGTTGGAAATGTAGTGCCAGTGAGAATTGGTCAGTTTACATATACTCTGAAAACAAGATACACAAGATTCCCTAATGGTTTACACAGGATGTGAGGAGTCAAGAATGCCTGCATGGTTTTTGGCTGAAGTGACCAGATGAGTCGCCCCACGTGAGATGGAGAAGACTTAGGTAGGGGAGTGGCTGGCAGGGCCGGGGAGGCCTAGAGAAAGAGCAACAGTGAAGAAATGCATCTTGAGAGCTCTATCCGGGACAGGTTACAGGTGAGTCGTCAATAGGAGAGACGTCCAAATAGTGAAGTCAAGTAGGCAGCTGTCAAGAAATAGTCAAGTTGTTCAGGAAACCATTTTGGTCTGGAGAGATAAATTTCCAAGTCTTaagtaaatacaaaatgtttaaagCTAATGAGCACTTtgagtagaaagagaaaagagaagtccAAGGACAAAGCTCTGGGTGCTCTAATGTAAAGGAATTAGAAAGGTAACcggtgaagaaggaagaaaatcctgAGAAAGTATCCctgaagcaaggaaggaaagtaTGCGAAAGAAGAGCAAGCAAGTAGCCAGGTGAAGTCTAACACGGGCTGGTCACTGGTTCAAGCGCCACTGACTCATGGATGACCTTCAGAGCAATTGCACTGAGTGCTGGGGGAAGGGCCTCACTGGAATGAATCCGTGTAAGCAGagcagaaaaggaggaaacaacTGCTCTCAATTCCTGTGTAAGAGTTTGGTATAAAGGGAGCAGAGAACGGGCCTGTAGCTGGAGAGGCAGGCTAGAGAGGGTCTTTCACCATCAAGTCACCGCTCTAGGCTAATGTGAACATCAACGAAATGGGGAAAGACACTTACTAGGTCTTTGCTACTTTTCCCCAGACTAAATTTCAAACGAAGAGATCTTCGGACCTTTTCTTTACGACTGATCTTAGGAGAGAAGCAGCCTGCTTTGCCTGATTCCACCCTGAAAAAGAGTGGCATTCAAAGACGTCAGCATAAAAAGTGAAGGCATTCTcgcaaaatgaaatttgaaagtcCAGAGCAAATTATATTGCCAGTCATTAAATAGcgtaataattttctaaaaatcgGTTAAGCTTTGAGATACCAtatttgggggcaccttggtggctcactcggttgagcatgactttgggtcaggtcatgatctcacagttcctgagtttgagccccacgttgggctcgctgctgtcagcccagagcctgcttcagatcccctgacccctcacttccccctcccccacgggcactctctcaaaaataaacaaatgtttaaaaaaaaatagaaatatgatatGGGAACACATTATATTTGTATACAAAGTGGCCTCTCCTATTTATCACAAAGAATTATTTAGTCACTTACAAACCAGAATAATTAGAACAGACTAGCCTTTAAATTagcaggaaatttaaaaaattatacatttcaGCATACAATAGGATTTTAAGCAAATGAAGTGAACTCAAATTAAGAATCtttctccaggggcgcctgggtggctcagtcagttaagtgtccaacttcggctcaggtcatgatcccacagtccgtgggttcgagccccgcatcaggctccgtgctgacagctcagagcctggagcctgctttggattctgtgtctccctctctctctgcccctcccctgttcactctctgtctctgtctctcaaagtgaaataaagacataaaaagaaagaagaatctttCTCTGCAGTGTATACAAAGGGCAACTGATTAATAAGACagtaaaggcagagagaatttttaaaacttacgaCTCAAATATGTTTCTCAGCAGAAAGACAAACAAGGTATTTTATTAACTATACACCAAATGTTTATCTAGTGAAAACAAAACTGGATATATTACCTGCAAACTTTTTTACTTGCAATCCTCTTACTTCGCCTTAGCACGCTTGCACTGACCGAATCGTTTCCACTGGCGGCTACAGGAGAGAATGAACTCTGAGCTGACCCTTCGGGGCTTGTATCAATGtgaactataaaaacaaccacaTATAATACACCACAGTACTTTCTTTTCaaactgtaaaatattaatagcaattAGGCATAAGGTCTTAATTTGAACCCTAAGCAACCAAATCACATTAATTTCTGGTGAGAAActtcaaaaaccaaataaactcaactcaacttaaaaaaaaaagtatgaatttcttacttttaatttttagatggCAATTAAAGATCAGATGAAATATGACTTTTATATCAGAGTTTTGCTTTAAACTCATTTAAGAAAACAAGGGATGTGTGAGCACTACTGCAGCGTGGAGAAAGAGCAAGCTTTCCAGACAGACGTGAGTTTGTCCCACCACTTACTAAATAGCTCTATAAATGGACTTCTGGGGtaagtataaaaattattgttACATATATGAAATGTCCAGCACAGTACCTATGTTACATACTATTAATTATTGCTATTATCAAAAATGAGCTACTGAAAAGCAATTTAGAGTCAGAGTATCCAGTATGTACCTGGCTGGCCAACTGCTGTCCACCTGACTCTGAAGTGTAATCTGTTCAATATTTCTGGCAAACAAAAACCAGTTATGAAACATCCTAACCACTTGGCTACAGCCAACTTCCATGCTAACAATAAGTGGTTACAACAGCTCATTCTGAGTATTTAACACTACACCATGAAACTGActataataaaaacttaagggAAAAAGTTATGAACAAAAGCCCTATATACATTTGACTTATATTTGAATCAAGCCCAGGATATAATCAATAAACATGAACCTTCTCAACTCATCACTTGCATTGATAAAAAATTCACATAGGTCCCcaaacagagacagcatgtgttTTTTCAGttgcaaaaacagaaagaaaagaatacaaccACTACAGAGACTTTTGGGTGCATCTGGCTAACAAAAATTTTGGAGGCCAATGTAATATAGCCAGGGTGATTGATGTAGGTAGTTTATCCTAGGACTGTGGTCTACTGTTGAAAATGTATCAGTGTCACAAGGAAGCACAGCCAGAATATATGGAATAATGCAAAGTTATCAcacatacaggaaaaaaaattataaataggtaCTTCATGGATTATAGATTAATAGAGCTGcctttatacatttaaaaaaagcatcatATCTGTTATTATCCAAAATTAGAAAccaatatattttcaattttgcaGATGGAATTTGCTGAATTGTGGCTGAGAAAGCACAGTCAACGAAAAATGGTGTTAAAATAACAGGACTACTATTATtgaacttacttatttttttattaaaaaaaaatcattgattaAGCAGGCTCATACTGATATTCCAGTAACACAAGAATGTTTAAACTATTTTTGGGGGAGTTGGAGAGAAGGAATCAATAGGTTCACTTCTTGGAGCAGATATTGTAATGCTTATTAAGCAGAGTCAGGTAGAATTACAATTCACACTGACCATTTGGGAACAGTACTCCAAAGTggaaaaaactttaagaaaacagtAAGTTAGTTTAAAAGAACTTAGGTCTCAACTTCTGAATACTCAGTGAAATACAGACAGAGCCTCAGAGTTCTTATCATTACCTTTAAACAACCCATAGAGAACCTAAAAACCATAGAGGACCATAAAAAACAAGCTGCTATTCTGTTCAACTTTCTAAttaaacaaacaaggaaacccTAACCTTTTTGACTAGAAACAGAAAGCTTCTGGGAAGGTCTCATCATTTAGCTAACAAAGTCACAGTAAAACTCTCAACATTAACTGAAATCATTGAAAACCTAAAAGAAGCAGAGATCACTCACATTTTGACGAAATGTGAGACAAAGCTGAGATGGAAGGCTCTGGGCTTAGAAGTTCATTTTTTTGGGCTGATCATAAGGCTAATCTGTCAGATTGACTGTGAGCCAGCTTGTATTCTACACCTGCTAAGGGAGCCAACTCAATCTAAGATCACACTAACAAAGATCTGATACGCAAACCAGGATAACTCTATTGTTCTTTGGAGGCTCTGGTTGGCCACATTAGGAGCTCAGAGGTCATTTGGAAGAAAATGGCAGGGTCAGTAAACCATCTGGAAACCATGCCATAAGGAACAGTGTAAACAAAGTTTGTAAAGCTTTTATAAAAGCTACTTgagtataaaactaaaaaattaccCTCCTCCCTTACAGCAACCACAATGGTTCCTCCTATACACCAGTGCTTTGCATTCAGAGAAAAATCAAACTGGCAATCTCAACAGAAGATAGCAACACAGCCATACCAATAGATCAGGAAATAACTAAAGTAGAATTCAGGATGTCCCGTCACCTAATATCTGAGCACCAGTGCTAGACACAGAAGCCCAAACTCTCACTCTGACTTTATCCTAATTTTCAAAAGGCATGGtcataaaacatacacacatacacattaataATATTGAACCAgtatctattttaaaagttaggggactttataaaaattcagagatttgaaaaacagaataaagccAAAGCTCCTAAAGGAGGTGGCATTAATATGAAATAGCAGAGTAGGCATCCATGTTAACATTTACAACCCAATTATACAAATTCTATTTGCTACCTGATGCTGGTGTAGAATTGCTGAAGAGATTCGTTGGCAACAACTCAAAGTTAAAATTGTGCTTGATGGACTTCCTTTTCTTACTTGAGAAACCATGAGAAGAATCTATTGGTAGTTTACGCTTAGCATTTGGTGTAAGATTCGTGGGTGATATGGGTAGCTgagctgaaaaaaataaacaaaaaacaatttgttGTTTCTCCCATAGAGTTGGTAAAATAcaaaagttttatataatttcttcttataaagacattaCTTAGAGCTAACCAAAGAATGAGGGAATATGTTTACATTATCAAATGTATGTTATAACTAAATTAACACCATGCAATTACTTAAAGTGAAAAGAGGAAAGTCACAAAGAGGCAAGATTAACAAACAATAGTAACTTAAACCAAATAGACTGAAAGATGTATATAATCCACATTAAAGAATATtaacaaatggaataaaatcatAATCAAGGAGTTCAAACAAAACTGATCTAcatattagttttgcttttcaTCATGAGTATTAACCCCTAAATTTCTtcaatctaaaaaacaaaaaaaaaatgatcatattGTGTATTATTGTGTCACTGGGCCGAATAATTTCAGCCACAAGCAaaccaagattaaaaaaaaaaaacaaaactagaagataaaataataaacttctggttctaaaacaaaaatgagattggAGCTATTTTCACATATGCAATAGCATCCAACTTACATTCAACAGAAAAGCATGATTTAAAAGACTAAAGATATAACAACAGACTAAAAGAAATTCTTACTTACAATTTTGGGTTCATCACAGCCAATGTAACTAATAACGCCACAACATGGTATTATAGTACAGTTTCtccattgaaaataatatttgggtTTGATTAAATCAAAATGTTAGTTTATGATATAGAAATTttcacttaaataaaaaacatataaaacctACCAGTTCTTTCCTGTTGAGGTGTAATAGagggtgttctgttagatttaagtttatttaatgcTCCACTAACAAAATCTGAAACACAAAGCACATATGTAATGAATGTAACATTTACCTGTCACCAACACGTCATACtaatatttgtggattttccagCACCTAAGTTTATCTCAGCTTACAATGAACTGCTCACTCAAGTCATGTGAGCCTGTTTATTGACACAGATAATTTCCCCACACAAATCTTTCTTCATAGCATCCTTCTTACCTACGAGAGGATACAAGTAAGTATTCTGACTCTCTACCTAATTCCCCTAGACTCTACCCATTTTTCAAGAAGGTTCAGTTTGACCTCTTCCTTGGAATCCTTGATCACTACAGCCCAGGGAACTTTTCTCCTTTGAACACAATTCACATTCGTGCTAAAGGTTTACCATTTAATACTAGATTATattgtcatttttgcttttcacatGCATCTGTCATGTCTTTCCAACTTTGCTGAGAGCACCCAAAAGATATACACCAGAACTTACGTTTCATTATATTTAAACACACTTTAGATAAAAGCATACACAAAACGGGACTGACACTGCCCCTCACCTCCTACGCTTTGTCTTGGCTTTCTCTTATAGTCACCAGGAGTTTCACATTCACCTTCTTCAAAACCTTCTAATGATGGAGTAGCACAGAGACCATCAATACCCAACATGGCTGGTATCCTTTCCTGGATAAAATCTGGAATATGCCCTAAACAAAAATGTTCagagttaaaatatttcttccagtttCCCTCAAAATGTCCAAATAGTATATATCAACTTTCTAACAGTTGTCTTCATAGCTCACTTGGAGGAATATGGGATCTCCCTCAAACAAATCCTATTGCTTAATAAAGCAACTACGTCTTACCAATATCTGATGCATAGTCAATAA from Suricata suricatta isolate VVHF042 chromosome 9, meerkat_22Aug2017_6uvM2_HiC, whole genome shotgun sequence includes these protein-coding regions:
- the ARHGAP11A gene encoding rho GTPase-activating protein 11A, with the protein product MWDRRLVRLALLQQLRAVYGIKVKSGRGQCDRRRHETAATDMAGKIFGVPFNALPHSVVPEYGHIPSFLVDACTSLEEHIHTEGLFRKSGSVVRLRALKNKLDRGENCLASAPPCDVAGLLKQFFRELPEPVLPADLHEALFKAQQLGTEEKSKATLLLSCLMADHTIDVLRYFFSFLRSVSLRSRENKMDSSNLAVIFAPNLLQTSEGHEKMSANTEKRLRLQAAVVQTLIDYASDIGHIPDFIQERIPAMLGIDGLCATPSLEGFEEGECETPGDYKRKPRQSVGDFVSGALNKLKSNRTPSITPQQERTAQLPISPTNLTPNAKRKLPIDSSHGFSSKKRKSIKHNFNFELLPTNLFSNSTPASVHIDTSPEGSAQSSFSPVAASGNDSVSASVLRRSKRIASKKVCRVESGKAGCFSPKISRKEKVRRSLRLKFSLGKSSKDLNGCSGIERSENVGRRLANQQSLKNRIESVKTGLLFSPDIDERLTKKGSQKISKSEENLLTPERRDGTSYRMSWTGPTNSSFQEMATNEIKGNLGVESSSSEPDTSVGKLPVSSSELTPSNVEDKHNNSVAGNSLSGDENNLTTETLVKIQKAFSESGHNLHALINHRQSSETNVGKVKLNETSSIDYSPERNLFETNDLTVIESNQHRTSKDEHSVSERDISLHQTQKLDREATRKCYSTPVKIEHQENSSSNKLKDYSVKQELPSDEHVKEQQAPRDKENPELKEKENMTEENVANCAASREDAARTPSSELTTCNITNLSKRRPVRIVKQQSLVETSTTVSESLQVTERGNVSDHIQWFNKLSLNEPNRTTVKSPLKFQRTPVRQSVRRINSLLEYSRQPVRPKLASLGNAPSPLVKSVSCDSALSSGMESTSEDSLISCTKSGPKERKFTECGQSSVDAVSKSSAEFTSKSFPKTKRHPDSTNASLGSNRVCKQEVVSKGQIKVPLDDLTNHDILKSVVNNNTGFSPGINRVLRKPSEKERVWYKGSPKNPIGKAQLLPTSKPVDL